One Dunckerocampus dactyliophorus isolate RoL2022-P2 chromosome 18, RoL_Ddac_1.1, whole genome shotgun sequence genomic region harbors:
- the LOC129171697 gene encoding RNA binding protein fox-1 homolog 3-like isoform X10 — protein MMMYFWGNQEAANPPEAMAQPYTPAQYPPPPQNGIPAEFAAPHPLPTPDYSGQSRVPEHAMTLYTPTPTHSEPAGTDSSTPSITATTTAPVSVAQHLQTFFSSTGRQQQTDDVTQTDVSQHSDSSEKQQPKRLHVSNIPFRFRDPDLRQMFGQFGKILDVEIIFNERGSKGFGFVTFETSTDADRAREKLNGTIVEGRKIEVNNATARVMTNKKVANPYTNGWKLNPVVGAVYGPELYAVTGFPYPATGTAVAYRGTHLRGRGRAVYNTFRTAPPPPPIPAYGAVVYQDGFYGAEIYGGYAAYRFAQPTTTAAYSDSYGRVYATADPYHHTIGPAATYSVGTMASLYRGGYSRFTPY, from the exons GGTAACCAAGAGGCCGCCAACCCCCCGGAAGCGATGGCCCAGCCCTACACCCCGGCCCAGTACCCCCCGCCCCCACAGAACGGCATCCCCGCCGAGTTCGCCGCGCCGCACCCGCTCCCGACGCCGGACTACAGCGGGCAGAGCCGCGTCCCCGAGCACGCCATGACGCTGTACACGCCCACTCCCACGCACAGCGAGCCGGCGGGCACAGACAGCAGCACGCCCAGCATCACCGCCACCACGACCGCACCGGTCAGTGTCGCTCAGCACCTGCAAACATTCTTCTCCTCCACAGGCCGCCAGCAA CAGACAGATGATGTGACGCAAACGGACGTCTCCCAACACTCAGACTCTTCGGAGAAGCAGCAGCCTAAAAGGTTACACGTCTCCAACATTCCCTTCCGCTTCCGGGACCCCGACCTAAGGCAAATGTTTGGG CAATTCGGAAAGATTTTAGATGTGGAGATTATCTTTAACGAGCGAGGATCCAAG GGCTTTGGGTTTGTAACTTTTGAAACGAGCACAGATGCCGACCGTGCACGGGAGAAACTAAACGGTACAATCGTAGAGGGACGGAAAATCGAG GTGAACAACGCCACAGCGCGAgtgatgacaaacaaaaaagtggCCAACCCTTACACGAACG GCTGGAAGCTGAACCCGGTGGTCGGCGCCGTCTACGGTCCCGAGCTCTACGCCG TCACAGGCTTCCCCTACCCCGCCACGGGCACCGCCGTGGCCTACAGGGGCACCCACTTGCGAGGTCGGGGTCGGGCCGTGTACAACACGTTCCGCACGGCCCCGCCACCGCCGCCAATCCCGGCTTACGGAGC GGTGGTGTACCAAGATGGCTTCTACGGTGCAGAGATCTAT GGTGGATATGCAGCATACAGGTTCGCCCAACCCACCACCACTGCTGCTTACAGCGACAG CTACGGCAGAGTCTATGCAACAGCCGACCCCTACCACCACACGATCGGCCCCGCCGCCACGTACAGCGTGGGAACCATG GCTAGCCTTTACAGAGGAGGGTACAGTCGCTTCACTCCCTACTAA
- the LOC129171697 gene encoding RNA binding protein fox-1 homolog 3-like isoform X8: MARIQHMHVTESFTEARKGNQEAANPPEAMAQPYTPAQYPPPPQNGIPAEFAAPHPLPTPDYSGQSRVPEHAMTLYTPTPTHSEPAGTDSSTPSITATTTAPVSVAQHLQTFFSSTGRQQQTDDVTQTDVSQHSDSSEKQQPKRLHVSNIPFRFRDPDLRQMFGQFGKILDVEIIFNERGSKGFGFVTFETSTDADRAREKLNGTIVEGRKIEVNNATARVMTNKKVANPYTNGWKLNPVVGAVYGPELYAVTGFPYPATGTAVAYRGTHLRGRGRAVYNTFRTAPPPPPIPAYGAVVYQDGFYGAEIYGGYAAYRFAQPTTTAAYSDSYGRVYATADPYHHTIGPAATYSVGTMASLYRGGYSRFTPY; the protein is encoded by the exons GGTAACCAAGAGGCCGCCAACCCCCCGGAAGCGATGGCCCAGCCCTACACCCCGGCCCAGTACCCCCCGCCCCCACAGAACGGCATCCCCGCCGAGTTCGCCGCGCCGCACCCGCTCCCGACGCCGGACTACAGCGGGCAGAGCCGCGTCCCCGAGCACGCCATGACGCTGTACACGCCCACTCCCACGCACAGCGAGCCGGCGGGCACAGACAGCAGCACGCCCAGCATCACCGCCACCACGACCGCACCGGTCAGTGTCGCTCAGCACCTGCAAACATTCTTCTCCTCCACAGGCCGCCAGCAA CAGACAGATGATGTGACGCAAACGGACGTCTCCCAACACTCAGACTCTTCGGAGAAGCAGCAGCCTAAAAGGTTACACGTCTCCAACATTCCCTTCCGCTTCCGGGACCCCGACCTAAGGCAAATGTTTGGG CAATTCGGAAAGATTTTAGATGTGGAGATTATCTTTAACGAGCGAGGATCCAAG GGCTTTGGGTTTGTAACTTTTGAAACGAGCACAGATGCCGACCGTGCACGGGAGAAACTAAACGGTACAATCGTAGAGGGACGGAAAATCGAG GTGAACAACGCCACAGCGCGAgtgatgacaaacaaaaaagtggCCAACCCTTACACGAACG GCTGGAAGCTGAACCCGGTGGTCGGCGCCGTCTACGGTCCCGAGCTCTACGCCG TCACAGGCTTCCCCTACCCCGCCACGGGCACCGCCGTGGCCTACAGGGGCACCCACTTGCGAGGTCGGGGTCGGGCCGTGTACAACACGTTCCGCACGGCCCCGCCACCGCCGCCAATCCCGGCTTACGGAGC GGTGGTGTACCAAGATGGCTTCTACGGTGCAGAGATCTAT GGTGGATATGCAGCATACAGGTTCGCCCAACCCACCACCACTGCTGCTTACAGCGACAG CTACGGCAGAGTCTATGCAACAGCCGACCCCTACCACCACACGATCGGCCCCGCCGCCACGTACAGCGTGGGAACCATG GCTAGCCTTTACAGAGGAGGGTACAGTCGCTTCACTCCCTACTAA
- the LOC129171697 gene encoding RNA binding protein fox-1 homolog 3-like isoform X13 → MAQPYTPAQYPPPPQNGIPAEFAAPHPLPTPDYSGQSRVPEHAMTLYTPTPTHSEPAGTDSSTPSITATTTAPVSVAQHLQTFFSSTGRQQQTDDVTQTDVSQHSDSSEKQQPKRLHVSNIPFRFRDPDLRQMFGQFGKILDVEIIFNERGSKGFGFVTFETSTDADRAREKLNGTIVEGRKIEVNNATARVMTNKKVANPYTNGWKLNPVVGAVYGPELYAVTGFPYPATGTAVAYRGTHLRGRGRAVYNTFRTAPPPPPIPAYGAVVYQDGFYGAEIYGGYAAYRFAQPTTTAAYSDSYGRVYATADPYHHTIGPAATYSVGTMASLYRGGYSRFTPY, encoded by the exons ATGGCCCAGCCCTACACCCCGGCCCAGTACCCCCCGCCCCCACAGAACGGCATCCCCGCCGAGTTCGCCGCGCCGCACCCGCTCCCGACGCCGGACTACAGCGGGCAGAGCCGCGTCCCCGAGCACGCCATGACGCTGTACACGCCCACTCCCACGCACAGCGAGCCGGCGGGCACAGACAGCAGCACGCCCAGCATCACCGCCACCACGACCGCACCGGTCAGTGTCGCTCAGCACCTGCAAACATTCTTCTCCTCCACAGGCCGCCAGCAA CAGACAGATGATGTGACGCAAACGGACGTCTCCCAACACTCAGACTCTTCGGAGAAGCAGCAGCCTAAAAGGTTACACGTCTCCAACATTCCCTTCCGCTTCCGGGACCCCGACCTAAGGCAAATGTTTGGG CAATTCGGAAAGATTTTAGATGTGGAGATTATCTTTAACGAGCGAGGATCCAAG GGCTTTGGGTTTGTAACTTTTGAAACGAGCACAGATGCCGACCGTGCACGGGAGAAACTAAACGGTACAATCGTAGAGGGACGGAAAATCGAG GTGAACAACGCCACAGCGCGAgtgatgacaaacaaaaaagtggCCAACCCTTACACGAACG GCTGGAAGCTGAACCCGGTGGTCGGCGCCGTCTACGGTCCCGAGCTCTACGCCG TCACAGGCTTCCCCTACCCCGCCACGGGCACCGCCGTGGCCTACAGGGGCACCCACTTGCGAGGTCGGGGTCGGGCCGTGTACAACACGTTCCGCACGGCCCCGCCACCGCCGCCAATCCCGGCTTACGGAGC GGTGGTGTACCAAGATGGCTTCTACGGTGCAGAGATCTAT GGTGGATATGCAGCATACAGGTTCGCCCAACCCACCACCACTGCTGCTTACAGCGACAG CTACGGCAGAGTCTATGCAACAGCCGACCCCTACCACCACACGATCGGCCCCGCCGCCACGTACAGCGTGGGAACCATG GCTAGCCTTTACAGAGGAGGGTACAGTCGCTTCACTCCCTACTAA